In the genome of Curtobacterium sp. MCLR17_036, the window GCTCAGGCCCGAGATGACGAAGACCAGCGGGAGGATGTACAGCATCATCTTCTGCTGGCGGTACATCGGAGACTCCTTGGTCTCCGGGGACATGTTCTTGGCGACGAGCTGCAGCTGGGTGACGAACTGCGAGGCCGTCATCACGACGATCATGAAGCCGGCGATGGCGCGGACCTCCCAGCCGGAGGCGTTCGTGAACGTCTCGTGCAGGGGAGCACCGAACAGCGCTGCGTTGCCGAAGGAGGCCGCGAGGTCGTTCGTCAGCAGACCGATGCCGGTCTTGTTGATCTGGGCCTCGTGCAGCACCGAGTAGAGCGAGAAGAAGATCGGCATCTGCAGCAGCAGTGGCAGGCAGGAGCTCAGCGGGTTGGTCCCGGTCTCCTTGTACAGCGCCATCGTCTCGCGGCTCATGGCCTCACGCGAGAACTGGTCCTTCTTGCCCTTGTACTTGTCCTGGATCTTCTTGAGCTGCGGCGCGACCTCGAGCATGCGGCGCTGCGACTTGATCTGCCGGACGAAGATCGGGATCAACGCTGCGCGGACCACGAACGTCAGGAAGATGATGGAGAGCACCC includes:
- the yidC gene encoding membrane protein insertase YidC — protein: MDIIGTILWPLKWVVSAILVGFHWIFENLGMDPGAGITWVLSIIFLTFVVRAALIPIFVRQIKSQRRMLEVAPQLKKIQDKYKGKKDQFSREAMSRETMALYKETGTNPLSSCLPLLLQMPIFFSLYSVLHEAQINKTGIGLLTNDLAASFGNAALFGAPLHETFTNASGWEVRAIAGFMIVVMTASQFVTQLQLVAKNMSPETKESPMYRQQKMMLYILPLVFVISGLSFPLGVMFYWLASNIWTMAQQYFVIRSMPTPGSEAALAREARLAKKAQRRGIATPVLAEAGAGAGAAEVKAVRVTTQRQQPVGKQRSKKNGKK